The Zygotorulaspora mrakii chromosome 6, complete sequence genome includes the window CAGAGATAGGTCGCTCCATAGGGTTATAATCCACCAGTGATTTTACACAATCCGCCACAGGCTCACCACTTAAAGCGCATATATCTTTAATTTCTTGACCATGATCTGCTGAGAATGTTTCTGTTGCTAGATCAAGGACGTCTGCATGGTGCTCGAAATTCCAATCAATGACTTCGTGGGACCCTTTTTCAACCGCTCGAACAACCATTTGAAGAGCTCTTGATATAGGAGGATGAACCATGATAGATCCATCCCACCACATAACTGCAAAACGCAAAGTTTGatgtttcaaatatgaTGTGTCACGCCAAGGGATCGGAACTACCTTAGGATCCCGCTCCCAGGTGTTTGATTCGATAACGGATTTGGTAAACAACACAATATCTTCTAAAGAAGTTGCCAATGGTCCTATAACCGATGGAATAACCTCTTGCCCTTTGTATGAATTGGCGATACCCATATAAGGAATCCTTCCGTGAGAAGGCCTCAAACCGTATAGGCCCTGAAAAGAAGCAGGAATTCTAATACTTCCACCAATATCTGTACCTACACCTAGAATAGACCCATGAGCGCCGATTAATGCACCTTCACCTCCAGAGCTTCCACCACTGGAGAATGCTATGTTAATACTATTCAATGTAGTACCAAGTAAATTTGATTGAGTTTCCGGTGCCATCATGGCCATGGGGACAGCAGTCTTTACATAAAAGACGGCACCCTTATCCTCCAAAACCTGAGCAAGCAAAGACTTGGTCTTAACTTCCTGCCCGACATAACCAACATATCCAATGGTAGTATCAATACCAGGCAAATTCACTTGATCTTTAAGTGAGATGGGAACTCCGTGAAGAGAGCCGACCGTAGTGCCATGTGTCGATAGGTAATCATCCAACTCTTTTGCTCTCTGTAATGCCTGgtcaaaaaatatttcgaCACAGCAATTGAGTATTTGATGAGCAAGTGCTGCCCTATGGCAAAATGCATAGCATACGTCCCATGAGGACAGCTCACCACCGGCTATTCTTTGAGAGAGTTCGGTTGCAGTCATGTTAGTAATTGCTAATTCCTGTCGAGACAGTAAACTATCGATATATTCTTTAGTATTCGTATAGCCATCTTTCAGCATGGCTGCTGTGATATCCTTTACTCTCCATTTCGCTGGAATTGATTCtccaatttgttttctcttttcttcagcaACAGTTTTCCAAGTCCTCATTGTATAAATTCGTTCCCGACAATATTTCACAATGAAGACTTGGAAAGCTTCATTTCGTTAGTTCTTTGTTAAataaatgattttttctccACTGAATTATGAATAAAGAAACCATTCACATCAAAGCACCCCGATCTGACTTAACTATATCTttaattcttgaagattAGCCGTCACGACTCTTGCGCGGTTCTAGATTAAAAATCGGCCACTACTCTATCATTCATGCTGTTCTTGCACGTTTTCAGGTCTTTGGAAGCGTGAAAAGGAGCGACTGATAACGGGAGACTGATAAGCGCCACCCTTTTTCTCCCCTTGATAATGACATCCCCGCGCGGTATTTTTATCGCACTTCTGCGTCATCGAAGACATTCCTGATAGGtaacagaaaaatttcaatctaATAACTTTAccttttatcaatttcatgTTCCTCAGTAGTCATGTTTAATTGGCTGCAACTACGCATATGCCATAGCCCTTCTAATCTTCAGCGATTTGGCTtcgatttttcatcaagagTACCAGATAAGTGGTATCGTAGATTCATAGGCTGCTTATATCTCTTTTGTTTGGAGATAGTTGAATGTATGTGATCAATCGTTGAAACTAGAGGATACAGAGAGCAGGAGCAGGGATATTATCTATATTTTCCTCTTGTAAGACAAATCACGATAAAAATAGTTTGATTAAAGATTGAACTAAACTCATATAAATTCCACCTCTCTTTGTCCATTATCTGCCGGAAAAGAAGACAATTCACATTCAAATCATacaaagattcaaaaaaaaaagcagcGTGAAGAAGTTATGGACCCAATTTTAAGTCAGGGATATGGTTACGGGTTTGCGCTTGGATTAGGCGCGGCATTTGCGATCCTAATGGTTgctatttcaaaattaatgTCTAAGCATGCTGGGCAGGTTCAGAACTCTGAAAGATTTTCTACAGCGTCGAGAAATGTGGGATCCGGCTTAATTGCAAGTTCAACCATTTCAGCTTGGACATGGCCTGCAACGCTATTAGTCAGTGGTACATGGGCATATGAATATGGTATAATGGGTAGCTGGATGTACGGCGTTGGAGGAACCGTGCAAGTCACTTTATTCGTATTTTTAGCACTCAATATTAAGAAGTATGCACCAGGAGCACATACTGTTTGTGAGACGTTTTTCATCAGATTTGGTAAATCTGGTCACCTGTTATATTTATGTTACTGCGCTGCAACCAACATAATTATATCTTCCTTGTTATTGCTGGGCGGTTCCCAAGGGTTTGCTGCTAGCACAGGAATGCATGTGGTGGCTGCaagctttcttcttccccTGAACGTAATCGTTTATACGGCTTTGGGTGGTCTAAAGGCTACATTTATCTCGGATTGGGTTCATACTGTGATCATTTATCTGATTTTAATTGTATCAGTTTACACAACTTATTGTAGTTCATCACTTATTGGATCTCCCGGAAGGATGTGGGAGCTCTTAAGAGATATTCAGGAGGTCTACCCTGTGGCTCTCGGTAAAAGTTACCTTTCATTCAAGAGTCGCGATATGATTTTGCTGTCATGGTCTGTTACACTAGGGGGTATGTCATCTGTTTTAGGAGACCCGGGATATTCACAAAGAGCAATTGCTTCAGATTCAAAAAGTGTTTTTCTTGGATATACAATGGGTGGATTATGTTGGTGGGTTATCCCTTGGGCCTTAGGTTCTTCCGCTGGATTGGCTTGTAGGGCACTGCTCACAAATCCTGTTTCGGTAACGTTTCCTAATGAGTTATCGAGTGCCGACATCAATGCAAGTATGCCAGTCATATATGGACTAGCTGCCATTCTAGGCAAGAGTGGCGCGGCAGCAGGACTGCTTATGTTGTTTATGTCTGTCACTTCTGCAACGTCTGCTGAATTAATTGCATTTTCTTCGATTACAACATATGATATTTATAGAGCTTATTTCAATCCGAATGCTACCGGGAAGCAATTGGTTAGGGCTTCTCATATTTCTGTCGTAGCATTCGGTATTTTTATGGGCGTTTTATCTGTGGTATTCAACTACATAGGAGTTACCGTAGGTTGGTTATTAAGCTTCTTAGGAATACTTCTCAATCCTGAGGTAGGTGCTGTAGTTCTTTGCCTATTTTGGCCAGGAATGACGAAATTTGGTCTGCTAATTGGTGCACCTTTAGGCACTATTACTGGAATTGTTTGCTGGCTTGGATCGACATACGTTTATGCAGACCACGTTGTTGACAAAAATACGGTAATGACCACAGAAGCTACATTCATTGGCAATATTGTAAGCTTATTTTCAGGTCTTATCTATATCATAGTGTTTTCTCTACTGACACCAAAAAAGGAATCATTTGACCTTACATTACTAAGGGGTGCGATCAAAGTAGCAGATGACGTTGATTacgaggaagaaaaggCATTAGTACTGACTGAAGCCGACGAAAAAGTTTTGGCTCATCAAAGTTATTTGAGTTTAGCAGTCAACTCCGTTGTTTTATTGGGCGTGTATGTGGTCGTTACTTGTGCCTTGTACGGTTGGGGAGGTGATTTTAGCAAAGGATCATTTACTGCTTTCATGGTTATTATGATGATATGGCTCATAGTTGCCGCACTGTTAATTATTCTGTTCCCTCTCTGGCAGGGAAGAAATACAATCAAACTTATTTTTCTATCTATTGTTGGAAAATCTAAACTTGACaggaaaattgaatatataGAAAATGCTTCCACATCGTCTCAGCTAGAAGCAGAGGAAATCGAACAATCAAAATTAGACAAAAAGGATGCCACAAATGTTACTGTTAGTGGCCTTTAAATTACCTTGAATAATTAAGAGCCAATAGCATAGCTGAGTCGtgtattttcaaagaaactCGTGCTGCTAACCTCTTGTGAAAACAAAAGTATCACCGACGAATTTCAAAACTAGAGAATACATTAGAAAGCATCAGCACGACTTTAACTTACCGCAATTAATCTTTCTGCTGTCACTTTCGATCCAGTATAAGCCGAAATTAGGACTAGTGTGATGAAGTGGTAGCCCACCACCACTTATGGAAACTCAAACTTGTCCCTCCGAGATTATACGGTTTTGTACTTCCTGTTACAATTAGGGAACTACATTACAGCCCGTTTAAGTGTCttatgaaaaagaaattcatTTATGTTACTATctactcttttttttctgcttttaTATAGTAAATCTCTAATGACTGGCAGTAATCAAAAAGAGTTATTaaaatgatttctttttctgaatgGAAGCCAATCTTCTTAAGCACCAAGATGTTACCGTGGAAAAAGATTTATATATTAATCTTGGTTGCAAATGATTTACATTGACTTCCAGAGAAAACTAGAGACACTTAAAACTACTAGAAGAGACAAATAAAGACTAAATTaacaagaaattgaaaatcgTGTTATCAGCAGTCACCCAAGCTAAAATATCTCAAGATTATTCACGACCAATAGaggaatttgaaaattgatgaGATCGATTATGAGGTTAACTACACTGCAGTAATATGGAGATCTCGCAACGCCAGTTGAATTAAACTTATAGATTCTTCCACAGGTTTCTTGGCCTGAAACATGTTTGAACAAGATCTGAAAATCCAGtatattgatatttatACACCGAATTAAGATTCTTATGAATTCTGCaaaggaaatttttttttgaatgagaaACGTTAAGGCTTAGCTCTCATTTGTTTAATCTATCTACTTTCTACTAATAAATACTTGCTCATGTCTTTTTCTATTCAGGTTAAAAATTGTAATCCACGGCatatttttggaaattctTGGAACAAAGTCAGAGAGAAATCTTCATGATTAAAATCTTTATCTTTTAAAATTCAACAGACAACATAATACCATGTAGAACATGTTGATATCAGTATTTGAAGCATCACATTCGAtgtttttaaaaaaagaaattacataaaaaaatgattgttCCAACTGTTGAATGTATGCTACTacttttgtaaaaaatgAGTTGCTTTAGCCGCCGCTGAAGCATAACTCAGTATTCTACCACTTTATGGATGATTACTACATGTTCACAATCATTCTTTCTCACTTTTTCCACACAACTAGATGTTGTCTCAAGCTCTTGTATTCCCGAAGCAAGTAAAATAGCTCCTATCTTGACAAATTGATTCTAATCATAAATACTGTAAAAGACAAATTAGATTTTCAACAGGAGTGTTACGCGTGCGATCTACTGCCAAGAGTAGATACATGCCATTATCTAAATGCTGTCCAACGGCACTTATTTCGGAATGATTAGTCAACTTGCCGTCTTGTTAACACAATCTATGTGTGTTGAAAGAGAATTTAATCAACGCTGTTTGTAGAGTTTAATGCGCGAATTTTGtgaaaataaatttcaCATGGGTATGGGCGGCATTTCTATTACTGAAGCCAAGAGAGATGGTTTTTGCCGGAAGGAACCAAAGCATTCGGGTTCACCGGCGAATATGTCACTCAGAGGCTAAACTACGCCGGGTGATTATCACCAgcttttcaagaagttTTCGGATTACGTATTCTTATTAGTGTTAGCGATAAATATCTGTATCGCATATCAAAGAATGCGTCTTTGGAAGTCTTTTACGTCTTACAGCTTGAAGCTCTCCTAGCACTGTATGCTGAATTAGCGGATGATAAAGAACTATAAGAGATATGGGACTTGAGCAGTAACACCAAAAAAAGTTAGATGCAGCCTTAAGAGATAGGCAATTAATTGTTCAGCGTTTTAAGCTGGTAACATAGCACAAGGTATTTAAGACTCTGGAACTCAACTATTCTTACGCCGCCACGTGACGTTCGCGGTGGCGCACGCATTACCGTGACTTTTCTGGAGGTGGATTTACTATGTGGTGTGCCTTGGTCAGGGCAGTCACGTGAGACTTCTGGGGTTGATATTTCTTGCGAAAAAGAAGAGCTGTAAAGCTGCAACATTGGCCAGCAATAGATATTCCGCTGATCTATAACACCTTATATTTGGGTTCCAAAAATTCTCTATGAGGAGAAAAACACTCaaagctgaagaaaaataatgatgtGGATCTCTTGTGTCCTTTGTGAGCGatttaaataaaaaaatgtgcAGCTATAAGTGTGTGTGAAGTCTCAGGTGACATAGAAGTGAATTCGATGGGATATGGCGATTACCGTAGCACGTGAGTGCATTGTAGAAATGATCATCAGCAACGTGGAATAAGTTTTTCACAGCGCGCGTGGCCGATAAGAGCGATAAGCTTTTCTTGCACTTGCAATATTGCAGCTCTGGCGCAGAACACACAAACGATAGAACGGATAAGTGATGAAGGGTAGTGAGGAAATAATTCGAAGGGGGAGTTCTTCCGGGTTGTCGAGAGTAACAAGATCAGACATTGTGACAACATTATGATGGTCAGTTATAGAGGTATACAAGTCCTTGATTTCCATATCATAGAGTGAAATAAGCTAATTGGATTTAGATTAATATGAGGAAAAGATGTCAGTATCTATACCTGTTCTCCTGCATCTATTTAACCTTAAGAGAGGTGGATGAGTGAGAGATTACTCATCCTTAGCTGATCATGTTTTGTGTGTCATTACGCTAGATGGCCGCTCACTTAGAATTCATAGTACAAATGCCATTTCTTATTCCATTCCCCGCTCTTTCGTATTCAGATTactgaattgtaaacgtcttacgatagattatcaacAGATTTCTTTTCAGGCTCGATTGATATTTAATAaggcttcatctgacttcatTCCTTTTGCCGTATCGTTACCAATTGTTTTGTTCCTAGCTCTTCTAAGTCATCTGTGATGTCTTCTCTCGCAATAttgatctatatttcaCAGACGATGATTTGAGAAGCAGAGGAGTGAGGTGTGACGAAGGTAAAGGAGCGAGCtgtttgaaagaagaagagtgATGGGAATGAATGTGATGTGTGTTGTGTGAAACGCAAGAAGTGAAGAAGGAACGAGTGGGGATGAGTGATGCAAAGGACTGGTAACATGAAGGTTAAGTTAGATAAAAAAGTAAAGAAAGGGATGAgttatgaaaaaatggtggGAATGTGAACTGGAGCAAGTGTATAACGGAAACAGTGGCGTCGTTCTACTCGGTGCCAGCACCAGACCACCAGCTGTGTTGCAACTCGTGGGAGGAGCAAAGTTGTCCGAGGGAGATTGGCGAGGTGCGCAGTGCTGTACACAGTGTAAGGGTAAACGTGCCTTCGGAAGAGGAGGGAGATGAGGAGGAGTATCAAGGTCATTCGCGGATGTTTGACTTTATTCTCGACAacattcaaaacaaaactACGGGACTGTATGCGAGCGAGTTGCGTACGTTATTGTTCGATAGCACATCGGCAGACCTGCCCCGAATGAAGGATCTGATATACGGGGTGCCGGCTGACCACATACTCACAGCTGCGGAAATGAACCTACCGCAGAGTGTTTGTCGCACCTGTTTCATGTCGAACGAGTATTGCCAGTGTGAGACGTTTGGGAAACACATGGGAAAAATCATCCTGGAGGCACTTGCGCTTCTTCGACTTGTCCCGGCACGGCAAAATATGAGACACCTCTTTAATTTTGCGCAGCTGGGGCGAGGACATAACATCGTGCAACATGTGCTGCGGCAGAAGGCGGTGTGGAGGAGACTATATGAGGAAGCGATGGAATCAGAGTACACGGAGACGATTGAGGGGATTACATGCAATGACGACGTGACGTCAAGAGTATTGTTGCAATGGGCATACTTTTGGCATGCAGTGGTCCGGTCGAAAGCAAACGTGGCGACGTTAGTGTTTGAAGGTCGACTATCGAAACCATTCGGAATTGATATGGAGTGGGGGAACAGAGAGCCGTATAGCAGGTATTCAAGAATGTTAGACAAGGAGATATTTGTGCGGTCGCACCGACGCATGCTGGAAGTTGTTTCAGGTACACTTTGGGAGGACGGGCATGGTCGGGGGGactgttttgatttgaatgagTTCCGGCTGTTGGTGCTCCTGTTGTACTGTGTGTACGAGAAAGGGGATGTTCACGATATGGTGAGTAGGGTGTTACCTGGGTACCGCAAGTTTGAAGTATTTGGGCAATGGTTGGGCAGTGTGATGTGTAAGCGAGTGTGCGGTTACGATGAGCGGGTGCCTGTGTACAGGTTTGTACTGGGCACGTATGTGGAGGAGTGTGGATTGAACAAGGTGTTGATAGAAGGTGAGGCGAGTGATATGTAGTATAGATTTATAGAAGCCGTGGGACTTTGCAGTTGAGTAGGTTTAAGGGTGTAGTGTTCTGAGATATCATGTAATCGTAGTTTGTGATCTTGCCAAAAGTGAGTGTACAACGTCTCGTAGAATATGCTGTGGAGCTGGTGGTAGAATACAAAAGCACAATCGTAGGGTAGAGATGGATGCGCATATAACGGTATATAATTTGTAACGAAAACGAGTGATCTCAGGGTTTTAGGTTTTCGCATTTTTTCGATATACTGATGTATTTCTGGCGAATGGTGTGCCTTTTGGTGATAAAACATTATGAATCTACGTTAGAGTGCTCCTTTTCTTGTAATGTCAACTTGTAACGGTCCCAAAGTACATGGTCCTCGAGAgagcaaaaaaatcaaattccaaaaaaatgtttgcaGGCACGCGATTATTTCATGTTGGGGAGgaatttctcaaaatttaaaaaagtgaaaagtgtcgaaaatgaaaaagaagtagTAAAATAGAGAGAAATAGTTAAATAAAGAAGGGTAGCTTTGAGTTTTTTGAGTCGAAGTTGATATTGAGGGATATACAGAGGGGCAAAGAGATGAGATGTGCGGGTCTAACGTCTGTTTGTATGGGTTTGTTGAGTGAATGTCTGGGCGATGGTGTAGAGATGGCGGAATGGGGTACGGAGGTAGATGTATGGATGGGAATGGCAGCTTAAAATATTCTGTGG containing:
- a CDS encoding sodium:solute symporter family protein, encoding MDPILSQGYGYGFALGLGAAFAILMVAISKLMSKHAGQVQNSERFSTASRNVGSGLIASSTISAWTWPATLLVSGTWAYEYGIMGSWMYGVGGTVQVTLFVFLALNIKKYAPGAHTVCETFFIRFGKSGHLLYLCYCAATNIIISSLLLLGGSQGFAASTGMHVVAASFLLPLNVIVYTALGGLKATFISDWVHTVIIYLILIVSVYTTYCSSSLIGSPGRMWELLRDIQEVYPVALGKSYLSFKSRDMILLSWSVTLGGMSSVLGDPGYSQRAIASDSKSVFLGYTMGGLCWWVIPWALGSSAGLACRALLTNPVSVTFPNELSSADINASMPVIYGLAAILGKSGAAAGLLMLFMSVTSATSAELIAFSSITTYDIYRAYFNPNATGKQLVRASHISVVAFGIFMGVLSVVFNYIGVTVGWLLSFLGILLNPEVGAVVLCLFWPGMTKFGLLIGAPLGTITGIVCWLGSTYVYADHVVDKNTVMTTEATFIGNIVSLFSGLIYIIVFSLLTPKKESFDLTLLRGAIKVADDVDYEEEKALVLTEADEKVLAHQSYLSLAVNSVVLLGVYVVVTCALYGWGGDFSKGSFTAFMVIMMIWLIVAALLIILFPLWQGRNTIKLIFLSIVGKSKLDRKIEYIENASTSSQLEAEEIEQSKLDKKDATNVTVSGL